The genomic window TAAGAAACCACGTCGTCCTGGTTCTTCCTATGTGGTACTGACCCAGTAGGATGGGTGCTGCAGCGAAGATGGAGCAGCGCAGTGTGTAAACCAGCCTGAGGGGGGCGCCGTCCAGTAGAGGAGCGTCAAATGGTAGAAAGACGAAACCGCCCCAAACCAGGAAGGGGAAGAAGAGTGCTGACATCATCAGTGACACGCCCAGCTTCAAGACATCCCTACTGGCACAGCACTGCCCACCTGACAGAGAATGATATGTTAGAGACCCCCCACTTTACTTATCAGGTCTACAGGCTTTGTAGACCAGCATCTAGTGGCTGGCAGTGGTATTGCACttgcaaaaatacaacagaactgGCATCAGTTTAAAGTTATAGTTTCcctttttcagtaaattaatAGAAAgggaaaacaaaatgaataaatagacaAATGCTTCTTGAACCTATTTGGAAGCATCAGTCTGTCATTTCAGCCACTGTTGGACTTTCAGAACTTAACTTACTAAAGTTTCAGGTGTAAATATGTATAATTTACCAATACTCTGTTTAGTCTTTTCTTAAGCTCTTGTTAGATATTGACTAAAGCTTATAACAACTGATCACTGTTTTATAAATCTATAATGAATAGGTCTGAggattttttttatgtctaaattCTCTTATTTTACCATAAATatgattatttttctttgtatCAGTAAACTGAAAAACTTCACTGATCAACGTTTAGAGGGAAAACCACTGATggattaagaaaataatgatgaACTTTATTATTGTAAgactttaaaaaaatattcaaggaaTTACAGAGGAGCATGTCTGTAAAcaaaaaaattttcttttttcaaaaaaCATCTGCAACTCTATAGATTTCACtgtaatgtcaacttcaaacttctACTTATCTACTCATACAAACAAATTGTAcaactttttctctctattgttGCTATTGTCTTTGTAATCCTTGTTCAGACATCCTCTAATTCTTCCTGATATTTACGTTCGGGTAAATGAACACATCAGCTTCTGCTTTGTCTTTAACGAACCGTGAGGAGGAAACAGGTGTATTTACCTCTAGCAGGGGGCGTGTCCTCAGACCAGTCATGCATGTAGCCATGTTGGTTGTAGTCATGCCGGACTTCTTGGTGACCCAGGAAGGGACTCTTCTCTGACTCCATTTCCCAGAATGCCTCGCTGTCTCTGGGTGAAGCAGGTGAATGGAGGACAGTCACGGCAGGGCTGAAGACCTGAGCCGCTTTCTCTGGCAGCTCGTTCTCTCCAGGCTCTGACTCCTCCTCTTTCAGCTGGTAGGCTTTGCTATGTTCTGTCTCCCCTCCTTCAcctgccccgccccctcctcccCCATCTGACATCAGTTCGCTCTCTGTGAAACTCGCCGCTTCACGTAGAGAAACATCCGACATCATACTCATCCTATCACCTTTACCTGtctttccacctgtctgtccacctgcctgtctgtcttctTTCATGGCAGTCTTCACCTCCTCCAAGTCCTCAGTGGGACTTATATTTGTGATGCCACTGTCACCCATCTTGACAGTgcataaactgaaaataaacaagaaacaaacaagaaaatcaGTTCAGTGATGCGCAAATGAGGATGATAATAAGATGCAACAAGGCAAAGACGATGTGAAGGGTATCAACTGAAGACATCTTTAACAAATGTGTTACCACGCATGCACAGAAATGACCAATGGACAAATATACCTTCTTATAacaaaaaagcactcagagagtgcagacacacacacacccccccccaaccccccctcccgatcaccaccaaaatttaatattttcttccttgtgccagtatcaacatttcctgaaaatttcaagaaaatcaTGAAATTGTGTTTCCATAGCACAACATTCAATATTTTTATACAAAACTTGGCACAGTTTATATGTTGAAGTGATGGCACTGGTCAGATATGATACTCTGTCTTGTGTATTTGCCTCCAGCTATTGAATTGAGTGTTGAATCAGGTGTGTATAGTGATGTTGAACCAGGTATTGGACCCACTGTTGAAATGGATGTTGAACCCAATGTTGAACCTAGTGTTAAAACCAGTGTTGAAGCTGTTGTTGAACCAGGGGTTACATTGGCCAGTGCAGCCAGTATTGGACCAGGTGTTGGACCAATGTTGAACCTACTGTTGAACTGGTTGTAAGACCTGGTATTAAATCTGATGTTGAATCTGTGTTGAACACCTTAAaagtaaactaaataaaacatacGTTATTTATAGTTTTTGTGAGTCATCTTAAATGTGATGTGTTTATGAAACGGATTTTGTCTCTACAATCAAATGCAGGTGTATTTTGGTTTTTAAACACATACCAATTTATTAATAAGATAttttctaaattagttttattgcaatttttactCTTTTGGCCTCATTTTGTTTCATACAGTGTctatttgcagttttcagttcTTTACAACAACACAGAGCCCCCCAAAAAACTGTGTAATGTAATATGTAACATGACTCACCAATAGAACAAAGACTCAGACAGTGAATAGATGTGATTCAGGCCATTCACATGGGCTTCAGGTTCTGTGGGACGAGTTgacttttttctttgtgtttcaattattttcagttttcacactCTGGTTTTGTTTAGTTAAAGATCATGGTATGGGTTATTAACTACATGTCGGGGCTTCTACATGTTTTTACATCTGCTGTAAATGCACAATATACAACACCTGCTGTAAATATCTGCAGATTTTAACTTCTTTTACTAGAACCTGGTGGTTAAGAAAAACAACCTCTGCTGAAGTCTGAAAGATATTTTGTCAGATGTTTTTCTAAAAGTGAGGTTCATCTTACTTCATCTGAATTGTTTCTTTGACCAATTTACTTAATGTAGTATAGTGTcagacaaaaatatgtaaaaatgtcatttttagacAAATAATATTAAAAGTCATCATTTTCTATTCCTACAGAACTGAGAGAAAACCACAGTTTGACTGGTTGTACTGTCATCTTATTTATaggttttcctctgtttttcattatttttaacatggaaactttgttttaattttactgtatttgccACATTTTGTAACTGCTTTAGATAAAGTACcagtataaataaaatgtaactcACAATTTAGACTAGCTGCCATTTTCTGAATCTAAACGCTCTAAATTAAAGTTGGATAATGAAAGATAATGATACAAACTGCATGCccgaacagattttttttttttttaatttgtaactGACTTTAACTTAAAACTattatttattgttgtatttAGTTCCAATCATTTTCTATTATGTGTCAAATATATTCAGTTAATTCTGTCATAGCTCATACCACAAGAATAACATATCCCTGTCCTCTATGATATTATTTTCTTCCAGTGTTTGGTGCATGTAAACTCCTCAGAGAACCAGAGTTACAGCCAGTGAGTGCACTTGTCACTGTTTACCAGATCATCAGACCCTGCTTGaacttgtggaaattaaatgtatttaaatattcAAACATATTGGAGAAAATGGTATAGTTAACTTTGCAAGATAGTTGACTAGTACTAGATAAAGTTAATAGGAATTGTTTTCATCTTTCTGGCTGCTTATCCTGATCTGTACTAGCATTACATAATATTGATTCATGAAAGGCCCACTATTACAGGTCATAATTAGTAAAACACTGAATTCACTTTGATTCGACCAGCTCAAGGGGTAGAAGGAAATAtcttatttttaaataaaataacagacgATCAGAAAACCCTGTCTTCATTCATATTCATACACAGGTGCATATGATTTATTTTTCGTTCAACGATGTGTGcagatttaaagctgcagtgcttcgTCATTTTCACTGTGACCATACAAAAAGTCCATAATTACTTTGAAGCGAACTcagtttcgtttgatgtactttgtactgtc from Sphaeramia orbicularis chromosome 16, fSphaOr1.1, whole genome shotgun sequence includes these protein-coding regions:
- the LOC115436202 gene encoding transmembrane protein 79; translated protein: MGDSGITNISPTEDLEEVKTAMKEDRQAGGQTGGKTGKGDRMSMMSDVSLREAASFTESELMSDGGGGGGAGEGGETEHSKAYQLKEEESEPGENELPEKAAQVFSPAVTVLHSPASPRDSEAFWEMESEKSPFLGHQEVRHDYNQHGYMHDWSEDTPPARGGQCCASRDVLKLGVSLMMSALFFPFLVWGGFVFLPFDAPLLDGAPLRLVYTLRCSIFAAAPILLGWLVLGITRLRSGFIRPLFDDEGKEAEVQEVAVHRRYVSESVSLFLIYFLQLVVMAMYLSQEQLKLIPLLTIVFAFGRLVYWVAAAFGSSIRGFGFGLSFLPSLVMMVANVYFIFTVESSSSIFSLQSPPEQALTPPPGRQRFWG